ATGGCAGCCCCCGGTTTTGTGGAGGTCTGGGTAATATCCACACCCGCTGCCCTGCCCTGCAGAGCCTGCGTAATATTTGCGGAAGGCACTTCCCGCAGTGCGTCTCCTTTTACAGTAGCTACGGAACCCGTTACAGACTCTTTTCTCTGGGTACCGTATCCGATAACAACCACCTCATCAATCTTCTTCTCTTTTGTTACCGTATCTTTTTTAACCTGGGAATAAACCATGCCTGAAGGCAATAAAGCCATGGCAAAAAATATTGCCGCCTTATTGGTTTTAGCAAAATAAAATCGGTTCATACTTATTATTTTTAAATATTAGGATTGAAGATAAAAGGCCGTTAATAGTTACAGTATAAAAATCCTTAGTGTTTATTTTCAGCCTTTTACCGTATTAGATATACATATTGACGATTGCTTCAAACAGTTCCTGTTTTCCGCTTTTCGGCTGAGGTTCACCAATTTCGTGTGCTATCTTCCGAAGGTCTTCGAGGGTAAGGGCTCCTTCTTCGAATGCTTTTCCGTTTCCGCTGTCAAAAGAAGCGTAACGGTCTGTTCTCAGTTTTTTATAATCTGAATGCTCAAGAATATCCGCTGCTGCCAGAAGGCCTCTTGCAAATACATCCATTCCGGAAATATGAGAGATGAACAAATCTTCAGGATCAATGGAATTCCTCCTGATTTTGGCATCGAAATTCACGCCGCCTGTTCCTAAACCTCCTGCAGGAAGGAGAACCAGCCATGCCTGAACCATATCATGGTAATCTACCGGGAATTGATCCGTATCCCATCCGTTCTGGTGGTCTCCCCTGTTGGCATCGATGCTTCCGAGCAATCCTGCATCTACGGCCACCTGAAGTTCATGCTCAAAAGTATGGCCTGCCAGTGTTGCATGGTTTACTTCGATATTAAGCTTAAAGTCTTTATCCAGCCCGTAATGCCTCAGAAACCCGATTACCGTTTCAGAATCATAGTCATACTGGTGTTTGGTAGGCTCCATCGGCTTAGGCTCGATCAGGAAAGTCCCTTTGAAACCCTGCTGGCGTGCATAATCCCTGGACATGGAAAGGAAACGTGCCAAATGGTCTTTTTCACGTTTCATGTCGGTATTCAGAAGGCTCATATACCCTTCTCTTCCTCCCCAGAATACGTAGTTTTCACCGCCTAAAGCGATGGTTGCGTCAATAGAATTCTTAACCTGGGTCCCGGCACATGCCAGAACGTCAAAGTTCGGGTTTGTGGAAGCGCCGTTCATGTATCTTTCATGGGTGAATACATTGGCCGTGCCCCATAAAAGCTTGATTCCCGTTTCTGCCTGTTTTTGTTTTGCATATGCTACGACAGACTGAAGGTTTTTTTCATAATCTTTCCAGTTGTCAGCAGGTGCTACCAGATCGATATCATGGAAACAGTAATAGCCGAAGCCCATTTTGGACATAAATTCAAAGCCTGCATCCATTTTGTGCATGGCTCTGGCAACAGCATCGTTTCCTGTGTCCCAGGGATGATGGATGGTAGGTCCGCCGAACGGATCGCTTCCGTCAGCACACAAGGTATGCCACCAGGCCATTGCAAAACGCGTCCATTCTTTCATCGGTTTCCCCATGATGATTTTTTCTGCGTCGTAATAGCGGAAAGCCATTGGGTTTCTGCTTTCTTTTCCTTCAAACTGAATTTTTTCAATACCTGTAAAAAACTCTTTTGTACCTGTTAAAGTGTTCATATTGATCTTATTTATTTTTAAATTTTTATATAAAAATCCCCTGCTCACCGGTATAAGACAGCCGGTAAGTGCCATGGAAGAATTCCTTTATTGTCTGTTAGATGATTTCCTTAAGATGGTTTTTCCATCTGGAATAGGCTTCTATATACTGTTCCTGTTTTTCGTGTTCCGGTTCTATCACGGCTATTTTTTCAAGGGAAGCAAAAGCTTCTTTGGAATCTGCATAAAAACCGATTCCCATTCCTGCCGCTCTTGCTGCCCCCACTGCTCCGTCGGTATCATAAAGCTCAATAACAGCGTTGCTGACACTGGAAAGCGACTGCCGGAAAATGGAACTCAGAAACATATTGGCATTCCCGGCCCTGATTACCCGGATGTCCATCCCGATACTCCTCATGATATCCATTCCGTATTCATAGGAAAAAACAATTCCTTCCTGTGCGGCACGCAGAATATCACCTTTTGAATGGATGTTAAAATTAATCCCGTGAATTGAGCAGTTGGTTTCTTTATTTTCCAAGACCCTTTCCGCCCCGTTTCCGAAAGGCACGATGCTCAGCCCTTTGGAACCGACCGGTGACAGTGAAGCCAGTTCGTTCATATCGCCGTAAGAAGCCAGTGAAGTGGCAAAATTATGCTTCAGCCATGAGTTTAAAATCCCGGTCCCGTTGATGCAGAGCAAAACACCTAATCTGATCTGTTCAGGAGTGTGGTTTACGTGGGCAAACGTATTTACCCTGGATAACTTATCATATTCAAGCTGATCCAGAACACCATATACAACGCCTGAAGTGCCTGCTGTAGAAGCAATTTCCCCGGGGTTGAACACATTCAGAGAAAGTGCGTTGTTCGGCTGGTCCCCTGCCCGGTAGGAAATAGGTGTTCCCTCTTTCAGTCCTAATTCCTGAGCTGCGGCTGCCGAAACTGTCGACTGGATTCCGAAAGTGGGAATAATTTCCGGGAAAAAACTTTTCGGGATTCCGTAATGGTTGATTACGTCCTCTGAGATGCAGTTATTTTTAAAATCCCAGAAAATCCCTTCAGACAAACCTTCAACCGTCATCCCGATATGCCCGGAAAGCCTCATGGCAATATAATCCCCCGGCAGCATGATCTTATCGATCTTATTAAAAATTTCCGGCTCATTTTCCTTTACCCATGCCAGCTTGGAAGCGGTAAAGTTTCCCGGTGAGTTCAGCAGATGCGAAAGGCATCTTTCTTGTCCGATGGTTTTGAATGCCTGCTCGCCGTATGGAACCGCACGGCTGTCACACCAGATAATGGAAGGCCTCAGCAGATTCTGATCTTTATCTACCAGGATAAGACCGTGCATCTGCCAGGTAATGCCGATCCCCTTGATATCTTCAGGATGTACCCCGGACTCATGCATAACGGCTTCGTGTGCAAGTTTAAGATTGGTCCACCAGTCGACCGGATTCTGTTCTGCCCATCCCGGGTGAACAGCAGTGATTTTCATTTCCTTTTTAGGAGAAAATTCCGAAGCAACCACTTTGCCGCTGGATGCCTCAATAAGACACACTTTCACGGAAGAACTGCCAATGTCATAGCCTAGTAAATACATAATTTAGAAAAGGGGTATTATTTTATTAGTTTAGTGTTGTTCTTTTTGTAGACTTTGGCGTCGAACTTATAATATCTTGCCGCTCGGTGCGAAACATTTTTTTCTATTTCATCCAAAGGGACAATGTAGTTGAATGAGGATATCTTTTTATGAAAGTTTTTAATATCGATATGCTTTTCACTTAGGGCCGTGTACAGCTGATACAGCTGCCTGATGGTAAATCTTTTCGGCAGCAGCTCGAAAATAATGGTGAAATCAGACTCGATCCATTTTCTGATCTCCACCAGAGACTCGCTGATGATTTTATTATGGTCAAAAGGGAGTGTAGGCACCTCATCGATCGGAAACCAGTCTACGGTATCGTATTTCGTACTGTTGATCTTATGATCGATTTTACAGAGCGAAAGGTAGGCTACAGTAATAATCCTGTCGATATCATGTTTGTACTCCTCTCCCATCCATCTGATGTCATGCTCACTGGTGGCACGCGCCGGATCTGCAAAGCATTTGAATTGCTTAAGAACCATTTTCTTAATACCCGTAAGCTCATGAAGCACCCTTTGCGCGGCATCGTCAACATCCTCATCACTGAAAATAAGGCTGCCCGGCAGTTTTCTCTGACGCTCCAAAGGAACATCCTCCACATGGCGCTGAACCAGTAAAATGTTCAGCCTGTTTTCGTAATCAAATCCGAACACAACACAATCAACAGATACGTACGTATGAATAAAATCAGGGCTCATTTAAAATGTTAACATTTATGTAACATCACAAATATAAAAATTCAATTGAATAAAAAAAATAAAATTACCACTACTAACTACATATCAATAATTTACATATCTATTTTTAATGATAAGTATTGTATAAAAAAAATGATAAGGTTATCATAAAAAACACACTTATTAATATCCTATTATATGAATCAGCAACCCATTACGTAAAAAAAAATAAAAAATAACCGGATAAATTGTTCATTAAAATCATATGATAAGAAACCTTAAAATCTGCCTGATTTTTTTTTAATTAAAAGCGTATAAAGACACTTTCCGGGCCATATATTCTTAAAAAAAATGATTTTTCTTTTACCGTTTTCACATGCGAGACCGCAAAATCATAGCGAAAGAGAATTTTAGAATCAGAATCAGGATTAATTTTTTGAGAACGGAACATTAAAAAATCAGCCTTTACCGACAATTTTTATTCGGGAAAAATAATGGCATATGCACAAACCGTATAATGGCTGCCATGACAGGTGAACCTGAAACGGACACGCATGATTTCAGGTCCCGAATCTCAGTTACCGTATTAATTTTTTCCCAATTTTACAGGTATGGCACAACTTCTGATGTAGGAAAACCGCAACACTTAAATCCGATATTATGTCTATAAAAATACAGGTTGCTATTTGCACACAATGCAATGGCTACTATTCATCTGCACCTTTGGAAAAAAGAGATTCCGGCCATCCTGAAATTATCGATCATTTTTTTTATCACGGTGAGCCTTGGTTTACGCTGGAACAGGAAACGTTTGACAAATGCAGGAGCTATGAACATACGGAAATAAAAGTGGTTAATCTCCATGAGCATACACAGAACGATCATCAGTACTGCCACTGCAGTAAAAGCATAATTACTGAGGAAAAAATTCTTACGGATGCTCCTAAACTCCAGAAAAGCATTCCGGTTGCAGAGAAATATGAAATAGAAACGGAAATTTATTTTAAAGACCTGTATTATACCTACAATAATTTTCATGGCATACAAATCCCTGCGGCCGGCAGTTACAATTCCAACAGAAAGTACGGTTAACAGGCAACTCTTCTATTTTCAACAAAGAACTGCATCTGAGGATAATCCAAACTAGAATTAGACTCATGGTATTTTTAAGCTATATATAAAAATGCGACATAAAATTATGCCGCATTCTTATATTGTAAGAGGCCTAATCACAATTCAGCAATTGTGTCAATACAATGTATTTCGCAGTAATCCATATATCTTATCATATGGCAAACAACCCGTATTGTTATTGATTGACCAATCCGGTTGTACATAAATCTCATATCTTCTCCAGCAGGTGGCCGAAATAATCTTTCTTGGTCATCAGGTAGCTTTCATTTACCGGATTGGAGTTTATTTCCAGAGGGACCCTTCCGGCCAGGGTAATGCCGCTGCCCTCCAGCGCTTTCAGTTTGTCAGGATTATTGGTAAGCAGGTAAATGCTTTTAACTTCCAAAAGCTTAAGCATTTCTATGGCTGCTTCAAAATTCCTTCCGTCTGCCGGAAGCCCCAGCCGGAGATTGGCTTCAACCGTATCCAGTCCCTGCTCCTGAAGGGCATAAGCTTTCAATTTATTGATGATCCCGATATTCCGGCCTTCCTGCCTCAGGTAAATAATCATTCCCCCTTTTTCAGAGACAAACTTCATGGCTGCGTCAAGCTGCTGGCCGCACTCACATTTTTTTGAATGGAAAACTTCACCCGTGATGCATTCTGAATGGAACCGTACATGAACTGCCCTGTCGAAATCCGTTGTTTTAGAAACCCATGCCAGATGCGGCATCCAGTCTGTATTATCTTCGGAAAATGCATATACGGTAAAGACCCCAAAGTCAGTCGGGATATCAGACTGTGCCTGTATTTGTAACATCATCTAAAATTTAAATCATTTATATAGTACAAATTTATACTTTGTTTTAATTTAAAGTAATATAATTTACTAAATTTGTAAGAAAGAAATTCAAATGGATAATCAAAATCAGAATTATATAACTTCGGAAAGCATACTCGAACTGTATGGCGATTATATTCTTAACCATGGCGAAAAGCCGAAAAATGTATATCTGTTTGCCAAAGAAAACGGGTTTGAAGAAAAAGAATTCTATCATTTCTTTTCCGGGTTTGAGCATATGGAGAGGGAAATTTTTAATCATTTTTTTAAAAAATCCCTGGAACTGGCGGCTGAAGTCAATATTTCGGAAGGAGTGACGGCAAAGGAAAAACTGCTGAATGTCTACTTCATTTTCTTTGAGAACCTGACGATGAACAGATCACTTGTGCTTTCCCTGCTGGGAAAAGACAGGATGGACCATGCAAAGGTATTGGACAGCCTGAAGAGAACCCATCAGCAATTTATCAACACGCTGGATTTCAACGAATGGGAAATACTGAGGAAGGCAGAGAAAATCAGGAACTTTAACGAAAAATCCAGGCAGCAGGCCTTATGGCTTCATTTGGTTTCGTGTATTGAGTTCTGGAAAAAAGACACGTCGCGGGACTTTGAAAAAACAGATATTTTCATTGAAAAAACAATTGATACGGGATTTGAACTAATCGATAATGAACCCTTGAAAAAGCTTCTCGATCTCGGAAAATTTTTATGGAAAGAACACCGGTAAACAAGCATTTATGAAAACATTAGATAAAATACCGACGGGGAAAATTGAAAGAACGGGCAGCCTCCTGAAAGCAGGTGCCAAAGTGGGCGTCAATTACCTGAAATATTACGGCAATAAGATAACCAAGGATGAAGGCGAAGCAAGGAAGATCCTGAATGAGGACAATGCTTCGGACATATATGATTCACTGAAAGAACTGAAAGGCTCTGCCCTGAAAGTTGCGCAGATGCTGAGCATGGAGAAGAATATGCTTCCGGTGGAATATGTGGAAAAATTTTCACTGTCACAGTTTTCAGTACCGCCGCTTTCTGGAGCATTGGTGAGGAAGACGTTCAGGAAATACTTCGGAAGAAACCCTGAGGAGATATTTGATGAATTTTCTTCGGAATCAGTAAACGCAGCAAGCATAGGCCAGGTCCATAAAGCCCGGAAAAATGACAGGCCCCTTGCCGTGAAAATACAGTATCCAGGCGTGCGTGAGAGCATCAGCAGCGACCTTAAAATGGTAAAGCCGATCGCCATGAAGATGTTCAACATTAAAAAAGACGGCTCGGAATCTTATTTCCAGGAAGTTGAAGACAAACTCTATGAGGAAACGGATTATAACTTAGAACTTCAGCGGAGCCAGCATTTTGCAGCGGAATGCAGGCACCTTCCGAATCTTCTTTTCCCTACTTATTATCCGGAATATTCCTGTGAAAAGATCATTACGATGGACTGGATGCCCGGGCTCCATTTTTCAGAGTTCACCAAAAAAAACAATACGCAGGAAGAGCTGAACCTGATAGGCCAGACCCTCTGGGACTTCTACATGTACCAGATGCACATCCTGAAAAAAGTGCATGCAGACCCGCATCCGGGCAATTTTCTGGTTTCTGACGATCAGAAGCTGCTGGTAATCGATTTCGGGTGCATCAAGGAAATCCCGGAAGATTTTTATACGCCTTATTTTGAAATGGCCAGAGCGGAAAACCTGAAGGATCCTGAAATATTCAGGGAGAAATTATACACACTGGAAATATTGCGAGACGATGATACGCCTGAGGAAACAGCATTTTTCTCCAAGCTCTTTTATGAATTGCTGGAACTGTTTACCCGTCCATTCAACAGGGAAGATTTTGATTTTTCCGATGATTCGTTTTTTAATGAAATCGCAGACCTCGGACAGCGGTATTCAAAGCTCAGCGATATGAAAGGGATGAATGCCAACAGGGGTTCCAGGCATTTTATTTATCTTAACAGGACATTCTTCGGGCTGTACCATATGATGCATGACCTGAAATCAAACCGTGTGGTCATCAACAATTACAAAAATTTTGTAAAACCGTAAATATGCCTGCCGGACTGCCTTCAAAGACCTGTGAAGTCTGCGGACTTCCTTTCAACTGGCGCAAAAAATGGAAAAAAAACTGGGACGAAATCAAATACTGCAGCGAACGATGCCGGAAAAACAAAAAATCAATATCCTCTGGTACACCAAAGACCTGAGAACGAGAGACCAGGAATCCCTGTACCGGATTATGCAGGAAGAGACGCCGTTTCTTGCCGTGTATATTTTTGATGAGGATTTTTACAATAAAAGACAGTGGGGATTCAGGAAGTGCGGCCGTTACCGGGCTAAGTTCCTGCTGAAAAGTGTTCGGGGCCTAAGCTCTGTTCTACAAGAAAAGAATATTCCTTTTCTTGTAAAATACGGAAAAACGGAATCTGTATTCAGGGCACTTTCTGAGAAATACACGGTGGAAAAAATCTTCTGCCAGCAGGAATGGACACAGGAGGAACGCGAAACGGAACGCAGGATAAAAAGCGTTCTGCCTTCTGCAGCTTGGGAAAAATCATACTCCCAGTTTCTTATCAGTCCTGATTCTACGCAGGCGTATTTCTCAAAAGTCCCAGTACAGTTTACCGCGTTCAGGCAGAAGCTTGAAAAAAACTTTACGGTCCGTGAGGAATTTGATTCCGAGCATTCGGACTATGATAAATCCGGTCCTGAACTTCATTTTACCAGTGATGATGTCAGCCTGAAGTCATTGGGGTTTGATGAATATGAACCCGACAGCCGTACCGCTTTCCCGTTTTCGGGAGGTGAAAGGCAGGCATCACAGCGATTATCCTATTATTTTTCTGAAACCCGAAATCTGGACACCTACAAAGAAACCCGAAACGGAATGAAGGGTACCGATTACAGCAGCCGGTTTTCTGCATGGCTTGCCGACGGAAGCCTTTCTGCGGTAACGGTTTACCATGAAATAAAAAGATATGAAGCCCGGCACCGGAGCAGCGAATCTTCTTACTGGATGGTTTTTGAACTGCTCTGGCGCGATTTCTTCAGGCATACGTCGTTAGAATACGGAGACAATGTGTTCCGTCAGCACGGCATTAACGGGAAGGCATATGATTATGATCCTGACCCGGAACTGATCCGGCAGTGGACCGAAGGAGAAACAGCATCCGAATTCATCAATGCGAATATGATGGAACTAAAGCATACCGGATGGATGAGCAACCGGGGAAGGCAGAATGTGGCTTCTTACTTCAGTAAAATCCTCAAACAGGACTGGAGAGCGGGTGCCGCTTATTTTGAAGAAATGCTGATTGATTACGATGTACACAGCAATTACGGCAACTGGATGTACCTCGCCGGAGTCGGAAATGATCCGCGGAACAGGGTCTTCAGTCCCGAAAAACAGGCAGCCCAGTATGACCCCGAACAGGAATTCATACAGTTATGGCTGAACAGATAACCATACGGAACAGTCGTTTTTTTTCGGCTTTGGGTTATAAAATACCTAAAAATTCAATAAGAAAAAGACAATAGGTACAATCAGACAATTTTATAAAACAAACACATTATATATTATGGATAAACAATTCAGTCCCCAACAGACAGACCGGATTATTGAAATGGCATGGGAAGACCGGACACCGTTTGAGGCCATTGCCTTTCAGTTCGGGATCAGTGAAGCAGAAGTAATCCAGCTGATGCGCTCGGAGCTTAAACCGTCAAGCTTCAGGTTGTGGAGGAAGCGGGTCAATTCCGGAGTCAGCCAAAAGCACCTTATGAAAAGAAGCGAAGAAATGATCCGGTTCCGGTGCAGCAGGCAGCGTGTAATCAGCAATAATAAGATTTCAAAAAGATAGAAATTACTGTTAAATGCCGGATCTGACCTCTCCTGTTTTCCGGATTGATGGATATTCTGTTTAGGAACAATAAAACATAGGAAACCATTTAATAATTTTCGCAGATTTTTTATATCAAATCTAAAAATCAGGAGAAAATATTTAAGAGTCATCCTTGAAATTTTAATCAATAATAAACTAAAAAATAAGCATATGAAAAATATTGTCATCATCGGATGCGGATCAGGGATCGGACTGGCTGCTGCGAAAATCCTTTCGGAAAACCATAAAATCACCGGTATTTCCAGGACGTTTAACCCGGAACTTCAGCATGAGAATATCGAATTTCATGAAATGGATATCCTTACCGGAAATTTAGACGATATTACCTTTCCTGAAAGTGTTGACGGGCTTGTATATGCGCCAGGAAGCATCAACCTGAAACCGTTTAACCGCCTTACGGAAGATGATTTTAAGAATGATTTTGAAATCAATGTTTTGGGAGCTGTAAAATGCATCCGGAAACTGCTTCCGAATCTGAAAAAACCGGAAAGTTCGTCCATTGTACTGTACAGTTCCGTAGCAGCGAAACTGGGAATGCCTTTTCATGCTTCGGTTGCTGCCAGCAAAAGTGCCGTTGAAGGACTGGTAAAAAGCCTTGCGGCAGAATTTTCGGCACAGAAAATACGGGTCAATGCCATCGCGCCTTCTTTAACAGATACGGCACTTGCTTCACAGCTGCTTTCCACCCCGGAAAAAAGAGAGGCTTCCGGCAAAAGGCATCCGCTGCAAAGAATCGGGAACCCTGCAGAAATGGCAGAGATGACAGCATTCTTACTTTCTGATAAGGCAACATGGATTACCGGGCAGGTTTTCGGGGTTGATGGCGGAATGGGAAGCGTTAAACTGTAATTTTGAATCCCGTATCCAAACATCTATCTTTACACCAAAAATTATATCATGCATACTGATTTTTTTATCGATCTGCTTCTGCAGGTAAAAGATTTTGAAAATTCCGGATCCTACGCGCCCCAGGCTAAAGTGGAAGACTTCCGGCTGTGGCTGAATGATAAAAAATACAGGGAAGAAAGCCCTACCAAGCTTTTTAAGAATGAACAGCATGAGGTTTCCTTCAGAGAAAATGAAATCTGTAAGCAGATCCTTTTGCTGAGCAGGTATTCTAAACAGCTGGTAAGAAAAGGGCTTGGGGAATTCCCTGAACTGGCTAATGAAGAATTCACCTACCTGTACCGGCTGAAAGACGAACCAAACCTCACCAAAATACAGCTGATTGAAAAAAACGGCCATGAAAAGCAGACCGGAACGCAGATCATCAAAAGACTCCTGGAAGCCGGGCTGATTGAAGAAAAAAATGACGAAGAAGACCGCCGGAGCAAAAGGCTGAACCTTACCAAAAAAGGGGAAGACCGTTTTCACCAGTCGGTTGAAAAGGTAAATCTTACTTCTGTGATCCTGTCAGGTAAACTCTGCGATGAAGAAAAAAGCGATTTATTAAAGACTTTAATCAAGCTGAATGATTTTCATTCCCACCTGTATTCCGAGCACAGAAATTCAGACGTAAACCTGATCCGCCAGTTGATTTAATTTATAGGAGAAATCCTGTTTTCCTTATTCAAGGAATACCACAGCGATCTTAAAACTGATTAAGACGATCGGCAAAAAACACATTTAATACGTTATCATACAGCCTATTATCATCAATCAATATGTATAAAACTGACGTTCCTTAAAACATTGATTCATAGATTAATTTAATACAATTCAAGGTATTCCAGCCTTAGTAATCATAAGAACAGTTTTGTAAAGAGATTCTATCGGCGGAAAAGATACAAAAAATCGCATTCTTCAAATTCCATTACTTTTCATTACTGGTCAATAACATACCGGTTTTCATCCGCAAGCACAAACCATTTTCTACCGATGTAAATAATGGCTTCTTTCAACAATCACTTTTGTAAATAAACAGGCTCTGCTTTACGCTCAATATCAATCACATAAAACTTGCTTACCGGAATAAGTTTCGACGGATACAGCCTTACATACTTCCGGTTTATGACGGGCCCTAATAAAGCAAACCATTTTCAGAAGCATATATATCAAAAATCTTTAACAGTTTTCATTAATGGACAGGGAAACCTGCATATCGGGATGGTAAAGTCATCTGTGCTGTAGGGACCATGGTTTAACACGGCATACTAAATAACAAATTTCTGATAATCAACATCTTAAAACTGCTGTTATTCGGTTTTTTTATCGTATGTTTGCAAAAGCATTTACAAACAGGTTTCTGCCTTTGCCATTCTGTATAAGTTTAAAATTACAATTTTTCTTTCAGTCTCGCTTTTCAGCTGCCCGATTTAAACTTCATTTTATTACCATAGAATAATACAGGCGATTGGCTGGCTGAGTTCGGGAATATCCAAACAGGCAAAACAATCCTTTTATAAAGTTTATTTTTACTTAAAGATGTAGATGAGCCGCAATAAAGGTCAGGGGTCATAGATTCATGTGCCACCAATTGTGTGAGATATGCATTGCAAAGCCTGCTGTGTTTTCAATGAGAACATTTGCTGCTGCTGAAGCAAATGAATAGGTTAAAAAAAGCAATTCTTTGAATAACCTGTTTACAAAAATACATCAATTCAGATCATATAAATAAAGATCTG
The sequence above is a segment of the Chryseobacterium sp. JJR-5R genome. Coding sequences within it:
- the ribA gene encoding GTP cyclohydrolase II gives rise to the protein MLQIQAQSDIPTDFGVFTVYAFSEDNTDWMPHLAWVSKTTDFDRAVHVRFHSECITGEVFHSKKCECGQQLDAAMKFVSEKGGMIIYLRQEGRNIGIINKLKAYALQEQGLDTVEANLRLGLPADGRNFEAAIEMLKLLEVKSIYLLTNNPDKLKALEGSGITLAGRVPLEINSNPVNESYLMTKKDYFGHLLEKI
- a CDS encoding TetR family transcriptional regulator C-terminal domain-containing protein, giving the protein MDNQNQNYITSESILELYGDYILNHGEKPKNVYLFAKENGFEEKEFYHFFSGFEHMEREIFNHFFKKSLELAAEVNISEGVTAKEKLLNVYFIFFENLTMNRSLVLSLLGKDRMDHAKVLDSLKRTHQQFINTLDFNEWEILRKAEKIRNFNEKSRQQALWLHLVSCIEFWKKDTSRDFEKTDIFIEKTIDTGFELIDNEPLKKLLDLGKFLWKEHR
- a CDS encoding NUDIX hydrolase, with the protein product MSPDFIHTYVSVDCVVFGFDYENRLNILLVQRHVEDVPLERQRKLPGSLIFSDEDVDDAAQRVLHELTGIKKMVLKQFKCFADPARATSEHDIRWMGEEYKHDIDRIITVAYLSLCKIDHKINSTKYDTVDWFPIDEVPTLPFDHNKIISESLVEIRKWIESDFTIIFELLPKRFTIRQLYQLYTALSEKHIDIKNFHKKISSFNYIVPLDEIEKNVSHRAARYYKFDAKVYKKNNTKLIK
- a CDS encoding DASH family cryptochrome; this encodes MPEKQKINILWYTKDLRTRDQESLYRIMQEETPFLAVYIFDEDFYNKRQWGFRKCGRYRAKFLLKSVRGLSSVLQEKNIPFLVKYGKTESVFRALSEKYTVEKIFCQQEWTQEERETERRIKSVLPSAAWEKSYSQFLISPDSTQAYFSKVPVQFTAFRQKLEKNFTVREEFDSEHSDYDKSGPELHFTSDDVSLKSLGFDEYEPDSRTAFPFSGGERQASQRLSYYFSETRNLDTYKETRNGMKGTDYSSRFSAWLADGSLSAVTVYHEIKRYEARHRSSESSYWMVFELLWRDFFRHTSLEYGDNVFRQHGINGKAYDYDPDPELIRQWTEGETASEFINANMMELKHTGWMSNRGRQNVASYFSKILKQDWRAGAAYFEEMLIDYDVHSNYGNWMYLAGVGNDPRNRVFSPEKQAAQYDPEQEFIQLWLNR
- the xylA gene encoding xylose isomerase translates to MNTLTGTKEFFTGIEKIQFEGKESRNPMAFRYYDAEKIIMGKPMKEWTRFAMAWWHTLCADGSDPFGGPTIHHPWDTGNDAVARAMHKMDAGFEFMSKMGFGYYCFHDIDLVAPADNWKDYEKNLQSVVAYAKQKQAETGIKLLWGTANVFTHERYMNGASTNPNFDVLACAGTQVKNSIDATIALGGENYVFWGGREGYMSLLNTDMKREKDHLARFLSMSRDYARQQGFKGTFLIEPKPMEPTKHQYDYDSETVIGFLRHYGLDKDFKLNIEVNHATLAGHTFEHELQVAVDAGLLGSIDANRGDHQNGWDTDQFPVDYHDMVQAWLVLLPAGGLGTGGVNFDAKIRRNSIDPEDLFISHISGMDVFARGLLAAADILEHSDYKKLRTDRYASFDSGNGKAFEEGALTLEDLRKIAHEIGEPQPKSGKQELFEAIVNMYI
- a CDS encoding xylulokinase; the encoded protein is MYLLGYDIGSSSVKVCLIEASSGKVVASEFSPKKEMKITAVHPGWAEQNPVDWWTNLKLAHEAVMHESGVHPEDIKGIGITWQMHGLILVDKDQNLLRPSIIWCDSRAVPYGEQAFKTIGQERCLSHLLNSPGNFTASKLAWVKENEPEIFNKIDKIMLPGDYIAMRLSGHIGMTVEGLSEGIFWDFKNNCISEDVINHYGIPKSFFPEIIPTFGIQSTVSAAAAQELGLKEGTPISYRAGDQPNNALSLNVFNPGEIASTAGTSGVVYGVLDQLEYDKLSRVNTFAHVNHTPEQIRLGVLLCINGTGILNSWLKHNFATSLASYGDMNELASLSPVGSKGLSIVPFGNGAERVLENKETNCSIHGINFNIHSKGDILRAAQEGIVFSYEYGMDIMRSIGMDIRVIRAGNANMFLSSIFRQSLSSVSNAVIELYDTDGAVGAARAAGMGIGFYADSKEAFASLEKIAVIEPEHEKQEQYIEAYSRWKNHLKEII
- a CDS encoding AarF/ABC1/UbiB kinase family protein, encoding MKTLDKIPTGKIERTGSLLKAGAKVGVNYLKYYGNKITKDEGEARKILNEDNASDIYDSLKELKGSALKVAQMLSMEKNMLPVEYVEKFSLSQFSVPPLSGALVRKTFRKYFGRNPEEIFDEFSSESVNAASIGQVHKARKNDRPLAVKIQYPGVRESISSDLKMVKPIAMKMFNIKKDGSESYFQEVEDKLYEETDYNLELQRSQHFAAECRHLPNLLFPTYYPEYSCEKIITMDWMPGLHFSEFTKKNNTQEELNLIGQTLWDFYMYQMHILKKVHADPHPGNFLVSDDQKLLVIDFGCIKEIPEDFYTPYFEMARAENLKDPEIFREKLYTLEILRDDDTPEETAFFSKLFYELLELFTRPFNREDFDFSDDSFFNEIADLGQRYSKLSDMKGMNANRGSRHFIYLNRTFFGLYHMMHDLKSNRVVINNYKNFVKP
- a CDS encoding DUF2256 domain-containing protein → MPAGLPSKTCEVCGLPFNWRKKWKKNWDEIKYCSERCRKNKKSISSGTPKT
- a CDS encoding SDR family oxidoreductase, yielding MKNIVIIGCGSGIGLAAAKILSENHKITGISRTFNPELQHENIEFHEMDILTGNLDDITFPESVDGLVYAPGSINLKPFNRLTEDDFKNDFEINVLGAVKCIRKLLPNLKKPESSSIVLYSSVAAKLGMPFHASVAASKSAVEGLVKSLAAEFSAQKIRVNAIAPSLTDTALASQLLSTPEKREASGKRHPLQRIGNPAEMAEMTAFLLSDKATWITGQVFGVDGGMGSVKL
- a CDS encoding TIGR03643 family protein — its product is MDKQFSPQQTDRIIEMAWEDRTPFEAIAFQFGISEAEVIQLMRSELKPSSFRLWRKRVNSGVSQKHLMKRSEEMIRFRCSRQRVISNNKISKR